In bacterium, the following are encoded in one genomic region:
- a CDS encoding sulfite oxidase: protein MSTHRSAATHSDSPLLTPEELGLSARNHGTPLEALRYSVTPIGMHYTLCHYDIPEVEAHRWSLEIEGRVRNRLALSLDALLARPAVTRRVTLECAGNGRALLSPRPISQPWVLEGVGTAVWTGVPLWMLLEEAGVLDGAVEVVCTGLDMGVRDGHERAYAMSLPLGEALREDVILAHTMNGQPLPPQHGFPLRLVAPGWYGMVSVKWLCRIAVASEPFRGGEQDVYRIQQSEDDEGVPVTRMLVRSLMVPPGIPDFLTRRRFLAPGRHLVTGRAWSGHGAIRSVEVSADGGKTWHPAELGPAESPQAWHPWSYEWLAGPGEHELCCRAGDEAGHMQPITQNWNVRGMANNAVQRVWVSVVA from the coding sequence GTGAGCACACACCGATCCGCCGCCACGCATTCGGATTCCCCGTTGTTGACCCCCGAGGAGCTCGGACTGTCGGCCCGCAATCACGGCACCCCCCTCGAAGCGCTCCGCTATTCCGTCACGCCCATCGGCATGCACTACACGCTCTGCCACTACGACATTCCCGAAGTCGAGGCGCACCGCTGGAGCCTGGAGATCGAGGGGCGAGTGAGAAACCGGCTCGCCCTATCGCTGGACGCCTTGCTGGCCCGCCCGGCCGTGACCCGGCGCGTGACACTCGAGTGCGCGGGCAATGGCCGCGCGTTGCTCTCGCCCCGTCCTATCAGTCAGCCCTGGGTCCTCGAGGGGGTGGGGACGGCGGTCTGGACCGGCGTCCCTCTGTGGATGCTGCTCGAGGAGGCGGGGGTCCTCGACGGCGCTGTCGAGGTGGTCTGCACCGGTCTCGACATGGGCGTGCGCGACGGACACGAGCGTGCCTACGCGATGAGCCTGCCGCTGGGGGAGGCCCTGCGCGAAGACGTCATCCTGGCCCACACGATGAACGGGCAGCCGCTGCCGCCGCAGCACGGGTTCCCGCTTCGCCTCGTTGCCCCCGGATGGTACGGGATGGTGTCCGTGAAGTGGTTGTGCCGGATCGCGGTCGCCTCTGAGCCCTTCAGGGGGGGCGAGCAGGACGTGTACCGGATCCAGCAGTCCGAAGACGACGAGGGCGTTCCGGTGACGCGCATGCTGGTGCGGTCGCTGATGGTGCCGCCGGGGATCCCCGACTTCCTGACCCGCAGGCGGTTTCTCGCGCCGGGCCGCCACCTCGTGACGGGACGCGCCTGGTCCGGCCACGGCGCGATCCGGTCGGTCGAGGTCAGCGCGGACGGCGGGAAGACCTGGCATCCCGCCGAGCTCGGCCCGGCCGAGTCTCCGCAGGCGTGGCACCCTTGGAGTTATGAGTGGCTCGCCGGGCCCGGAGAGCACGAGCTCTGCTGCCGGGCCGGCGACGAGGCCGGCCACATGCAGCCGATCACACAGAATTGGAACGTACGAGGCATGGCCAATAACGCGGTGCAGCGGGTGTGGGTCAGCGTGGTCGCCTAG